The genomic window CTCTCCAGAGGTGGCTCGGTTTGTCTGAACAGTTCCGGGTGTCTCGCTAAGTGGATTTCCGCCTCGATTATGCTGCCACCATCATCGGTGGCAGCGCGTTGAAGTAGGCCTGATCCGGCGTCTTCCGGTCAAGCGATGAATGTGGGCGTCGGCTGTTGTAGAAGGCCAGATATCGGCCGATGCCAGCGCGGGCCTCGGGCACTGTCTTGTAAGCGTGGAGATAAACCTCCTCATATTTGATTGACCGCCAGAGCCGCTCGACGAAGACATTGTCGCGCCATGCGCCTTTACCGTCCATCGAGATGGAGACTTCCGCCTTCTTTAGCACATCAGTAAAGTCGATAGACGTGAACTGCGATCCCTGGTCGGTATTGAAGATGTCGGGTTTGCCATGTCTCGCAAGCGCGTCCTCGACCGCTGCGATGCAGAAGGCTGTCTCCATCGTGATCGACAGCCGCCATGAGAGCACGCGGCGACTGAACCAGTCCACCACGGCACAGAGATAGACGAAGCCCCGCGCCATCGGAATATATGTGATATCCATCGCCCAGACCTGGTTGGACCGGGTGACCGCCAGCTTGCGCAGGAGATAAGGATAGACCTTGTGACCGGGTGCCGGTTTCGAGGTGTTCGGGCGGCGATAGATCGCCTCGATGCCCATCTTCTTCATCAGCGTGGCGACGTGCAGCCGCCCAGTCTCCAGCCCTTCTCCCCTCAAAAGCCCTTGCAACATCCGACTTCCGGCAAACGGGTAATCGAGATGCAGTTCGTCTATCCGCCGCATCAGGACCAGATCGCCGTCGGGCACTGGACGTGGAGAATAGTAGATACTGCCCCTGCTGAAGCCGAGAAGTTTCGCCTGGCGCACGACGGAAAGTTTGTGCTTGCGGTCGATCATTTCTTTCCGCCCAGCAATCCCGCCTTGCCGAGCGCACCGGATAAAAAATCGTTCTCCAGCGTCAACTCCCCGATCTTGGCATGCAGCGTTTTGACATCAACGGTTGGACCCGCCGGTTCCGCCTTGGCTTCATCGCCGAAAACCCCCGTCGCCCCCTCAAGGAGCTGGTCTTTCCATTGCTTGATCTGGTTGGCGTGCACGTCGAACTGTTGGGATAACTCAACCAGCGTCTGTTCGCCTCTGATGGCGGCAAGCGCCACCTTCGCCTTGAAAGCCGGTGTGTGGTTCCGGCGCGGTCGTCTTGTCATGATCTCTCCTGTTCCCGGCATCTAAGCCGAAGTCAGGCAGAAATTCCACTTATCCCGATTGTTCAAATTTCCCGAGCCACCTCTCTCCTGAGAGATAAGCTGGAACTGGACCCGGATTTTTTGGTGGATATCCGTCGGCCGGCGGATGTGCGCAGCAAGGAAAAGAGCGCCGTTCTTGATTTTGCCGAGCAGGCAATTGCAGCCTGGCTCGCCGGGACAATCGGCGATTTTGCAAGCAGCCATGCGGCGATGCCGGACACACTGGCAATGGCGGAACTCGCGCGGCGCAAATTTCTTGATCTCCATCATCTCGACAACCTCGACCCGTTCACACTGGGCGCTCCGGGCGATGCCCTTCGCGACATCAGCCGGGGTCTCGAATGGGAGCTGTTTCGGGACTTCCAGAGGCGTGAACGGGCTGTTTCGCTGGTCCGTGTGGTGCTCGGAGACACTCCGCGGGCATTGAATGCCGCGGCGATCATTCGAAGCCTGATCGAAAGAGTGGCGGAGGTGGACGGGCTCATGCTGTCCGCGAGCCAGCAGCGAAAGTCGCGCGCTGGCTATTCGTTTGAGCACCATATTGAAAGCATGCTGATTGACGGGAAAATTCCTTTTGAAAAACAGGTAATTATCGAGGCCAAAAAACGGCCCGACTTCATCCTGCCGTCACTGGCCACGCTCCGGGGAGTGGCAGAAACTGGTGCTGCCGGTTTGATCCTGAGCGCGAAAACCACGCTCCGGGAGAGATGGAAACAGGTTGAGCGCGAAATGGGCAGCAGTGAGTTGTTCCTCGCGACGGTGGATGAAAACATTGCCGCCAATGCCATTGATGACATGGCCTCGATGGGCGTCGTGCTGGTCGTGCCGGAAAAACTGAAACAGTCAAAACTGGCCGAGTATGGCGGCAGAAAGAATGTCATTTCCTTTGCCGAATTCTTTCGGTCAGACATTCTCAAACGCATGGCCCGCTGGCCCCGGAAATAATTGTGACCTGACCAGACCAGACCAGACCGTCTGCCCGACCGGGTGCGGCGCCATGGTCCGGATATGGGCGGCAGCAAGCGCGCGCAGAATTTAGATTGGTCGGGTTCCCACTTTAAATTGGTCGGATGCTGGTGCAGGTCAACCCCTTGTTTTCACACGACAGGACCGGGGATCGCGCTGAATTCTCTGTGGTCACCGGTAACCGCTGCCCGGTGGCTCGCCGCTGTGGCCGGGTACCGGATTTCTAGAGTCTGTCAGGTTCATATTGAACCTGACAGACTCTAGTGCCCTTTGTTTTCGTTTGTCTTTTCGGGAAAACCGGATTCCACTTTTCCCTGGCAAACGCTAGCCCCCACCCCTCAAAGCCGGATCGGTTGCCTGTTGTCGCGGGCGATCATTTTCTGGATCTGGGCGATGATCTGGTCGGCATGGGCGTGGGCGAGGCGGTCGGCCTGTTCGATGTCGCGGGTTTCGATGGCGGTGATCAGGTCCTCGTGTTCGTCGAGATAGCGCGGCGGCAGGCGGTCGTCGAAGGAGGAATAGTAGAAGCGCATGATGCGCCGGCCCTCGTCGAGCAGTTTCAGGAACAGTGCGTTGTAATAGGGGTTGCGCCCGGCCTCGGCGATGGCGGCGTGGAAGTCGCGATTGGTGGAAATCATCTTCAGCGCGTCTTCCGCCTCGACCGCACGGCGGAATTCCGCCTGCCGGGCGCGGATTTCGGCAAGGTCGGCGGTGTCATGATGCTGGGCGGCGAGCCGCGTCGTCACCCGGTACATCAGGCTCAGCGCATCGAAGAAGCGGTGCAGGTTGAGGAAATCGATGGCCGAAACCACGGTCGAGCGGTTCGGCAGCGTCGTCACCAGCCCGTCACCGGCAAGCCTGACCAGCGCTTCGCGGATCGGTGTGCGCGACAGCGAGAAGCGCTGCGCCAGCTGGTTTTCGTCGATCAGGCTGCCCGGCGGCAGCGCCAGATCAAGGATTTCGTCGCGCAGGATGTCATAGACATACTTGACCCCGGAACCGCGCCTGCGCTCCGCCGGGGCCTCATTTTTCAAACGTGATCGCTTTTCCGCCATGCCACGGGATTACACGGCCCCGCCCGGGATTTCAACGGCGGCAGCAGCGGCCGCCGCGCTGATCCCCGGACTAAAGTTTGTCAGGGAAAAGTGGAATCCGGTTTTCCCGCTCAAACTTGTTTGAGCGCTCAAACTTGTTTGAGCGAAAAGACAAACGACAACAAGGGGAGCCAGAGTCTGGCTGGTTCAATATGAACCTGACAGACTCTAAAGGCTGTCGCGGATCGAGCGGATGGCGGCAAGCGCCGTGCGGGTGGCAGGCACATTGAGGAAATCCGGCCAGCTCGACAGCTTCACCGCGACGAAATCCTTCTCCATGTCGATATAGATCAGCTGGCCGAACACGCCCCGGCAGATGAGGATCGGCCGGCCGGCCTCTTCCACCCAGAACTGGTTGCGATAGGCCCCCTTCGGCAGCACGATCCGGTAATCGCCCTGAAACAGCGTGCCGTCGCCCTTCAGGCAATCGGCAATCCAGCCTGCCGGAATCACCTGCCGGCCCTCGACCCTGCCACCGCGCGCCATCATCAGGCCGAAGCGGGCGAGATCGCGCAGCGAGGCGTTGAAGCCGCCGTCGGCTGCCGCATAGCCGCTCGGGTCGACGGTGAAGTAGCCGTCGCTTTCCGCGCCCATCGGGGCCCAGACATGGTCGGAGACCAGCTGCCAGGTGGTCTTGCCGCTGGCGCGTTCCATGCAATGGGCGACCACGTCGGTCTCGATCGAGCGGTAGCGGAACCGTTCGCCATGCGGCAATTCGCGGCTGTCGAGCCGCAGGATCACGTCGAACACGGTGCGCGGCCAGGAGGGGTCGCCATAGGGTTTCCACCCGGCGGCGGCGTCGAGAAAGGCGCAGTGGGAATCGGGGGCCGTATAGGTCTCGTCGAAGAAGGTGCCGCTGGTCATGTCGAGCGCATGGCGGAGCCTTGCCCCGGCATAGGCGGTCTGTTCGAGTTCCGGCAGATAGTCGGTGACAAGGCGGTCGGGGTCGAGCAGGCCCTGTTCCACCAGCGCGCCCGCCGCTGCCGCCGTCACCGATTTCGACACGGACTGGACGAGGTGCAGGGATTTCGGCCCCATGCCGTTGCTGTAGGTCTCGATGATCACCTTTCCGCCGGAAAGGGCAATGAAACCATCGGTATAGCTCTCCCCGAGCCAGGCTTCGACGGTCTGGCTGTTGCCGTCAAACGTGAAGCGGCGCTGGCCGATATCCTGCAGGTTTTCCGACAGCTCCAGGACCGGCCCGTCGCCGCGTGAGACCAGCGCCGTCGGCACGATTTCGCGCACATGCTGGAACGACCAGCGGTTATAGGGAGGGCGGTCCCACTCGGTAAACGGCATGTCTTTCGGGCGGTTATGGGGCAGGCCAGGCATTTCAATCTCCTCGCAATTCGGCTTCCGGTCTATACGAATGTACAAAATATTGAAGGCTTGGAAACCGGGGAGTTCCGGCCGCAATGCAACTGGAGGCTATATGACATCCGGATTGATGCGACCAAACGGCGAATTCCCGCCCATGCTGCGATCCCTTGCGGCTGCCGGAGGCTTGCCCGGATCGCCCGGCAAAACCCATAATTCCCGCAAATTCATAAGCTTGGCGGAGATGGTTGTCCTATATCGCAAAAGCATGAATGCATGTGAAATGATCATTTGTTTTGCTTAAATCCCTGATGGAAGCTTGCCCTCGGAAAACACGGCCTGGAAGAACAAAAACGGGGAGGCCGGGTTGGAACTGGAAGGAGACAAGTCCATGAAATCAGGTGATGAATTCAATGTATCCGGCCCGGACAACGGGGCGCTCAATGCTGTCGGCGTATCACGCCGCGGCTTCATGCAGCTGGCGATGGCCGCCGGCGTGACCATGGCCACGGCCCAGGCGATGTTCATCAGCCAGGCGAAGGCCGCGGGCAAGAAGGGCGGCGTCTTCAAGGCGGCACTCAGCAATGGCGCGGCGACCGACTCGCTCGACCCCACCACCTGGGGTTCGAACTACTACACATCCGAATTCGGCAGCATCCTCGGCAACAACCTGACCTCGGTCGATGCCAGGAATGCCATCGTGCCGCAGATGGCCGAATCCTTCAAGGCTTCCGACGGGGCCAAGACCTGGACCTTCAAGCTGCGCAAGGGTGTCAAGTTCCAGAACGGCAAGACCGTCACGCCGGAAGACGTGATTGCCTCCTTCGACCTGCATCGCGGCAAGGATTCCAAGTCCGGCTCCAAGGCGGGTCTCGAGATCATCGACACGATCAAGGCTGTGGGCGACGATACCGTGGTCTTCACGCTGAAGACCGGCGCTGCCGATTTTGCCTATGAAACGGCCAGCTACCGCGTCATCATCGTTCCCGCCAAGGACGGCAAGGCCGACTGGTCTGCCGGCGGCACCGGCCCCTTCAAGATCAAGAGCTTCGAGCCGGGCGTCAAGCTGGTCGTCGAAAAGAACCCCGACTATTATGATGCCGACAATATCTTCTTCGACGGGCTGGAACTGCTTGTCGTGGCTGATGCGGCGGCGCGCACCAATGCGCTGCTCACCGGCGAGGTCCACTATATCGACCGCGTCGACCTCAAGACCATCGAGCTGCTCAAGGCCAATTCCGATGTCGAGATCGACAATGTCACCGGTTTCTCGCATCTGGTGGCGACGATGAACACAACGGTTGCCCCCTTCGACAATCCGGATGTGCGCCGCGCCCTGAAATACGCCTTCGACCGCGACGAACTGCTGGCCAAGGTCGGCTTCGGCTATGGCACCGTCGGCAACGACAATCCCTTCGCCCCGACGCTGAAATATGCGATCGAGAACAAGGAAAAGCACAGCTTCAATCCGGAAAAGGCCAGGGAATACCTGAAGAAGGCCGGTCTCGACAGCCTGAAGATCGATCTCTCCACCTCGACCGCCGCCTTTGACGGTGCGGTTGACGCCGCCCAGCTGATGAAGGAATCGGCGGCAAAATGCGGCATCGAGATCAACATCATCA from uncultured Gellertiella sp. includes these protein-coding regions:
- a CDS encoding IS3 family transposase (programmed frameshift) translates to MTRRPRRNHTPAFKAKVALAAIRGEQTLVELSQQFDVHANQIKQWKDQLLEGATGVFGDEAKAEPAGPTVDVKTLHAKIGELTLENGFFIRCARQGGIAGRKEMIDRKHKLSVVRQAKLLGFSRGSIYYSPRPVPDGDLVLMRRIDELHLDYPFAGSRMLQGLLRGEGLETGRLHVATLMKKMGIEAIYRRPNTSKPAPGHKVYPYLLRKLAVTRSNQVWAMDITYIPMARGFVYLCAVVDWFSRRVLSWRLSITMETAFCIAAVEDALARHGKPDIFNTDQGSQFTSIDFTDVLKKAEVSISMDGKGAWRDNVFVERLWRSIKYEEVYLHAYKTVPEARAGIGRYLAFYNSRRPHSSLDRKTPDQAYFNALPPMMVAA
- a CDS encoding type II restriction endonuclease; the protein is MDIRRPADVRSKEKSAVLDFAEQAIAAWLAGTIGDFASSHAAMPDTLAMAELARRKFLDLHHLDNLDPFTLGAPGDALRDISRGLEWELFRDFQRRERAVSLVRVVLGDTPRALNAAAIIRSLIERVAEVDGLMLSASQQRKSRAGYSFEHHIESMLIDGKIPFEKQVIIEAKKRPDFILPSLATLRGVAETGAAGLILSAKTTLRERWKQVEREMGSSELFLATVDENIAANAIDDMASMGVVLVVPEKLKQSKLAEYGGRKNVISFAEFFRSDILKRMARWPRK
- a CDS encoding GntR family transcriptional regulator encodes the protein MKNEAPAERRRGSGVKYVYDILRDEILDLALPPGSLIDENQLAQRFSLSRTPIREALVRLAGDGLVTTLPNRSTVVSAIDFLNLHRFFDALSLMYRVTTRLAAQHHDTADLAEIRARQAEFRRAVEAEDALKMISTNRDFHAAIAEAGRNPYYNALFLKLLDEGRRIMRFYYSSFDDRLPPRYLDEHEDLITAIETRDIEQADRLAHAHADQIIAQIQKMIARDNRQPIRL
- a CDS encoding serine hydrolase; translation: MPGLPHNRPKDMPFTEWDRPPYNRWSFQHVREIVPTALVSRGDGPVLELSENLQDIGQRRFTFDGNSQTVEAWLGESYTDGFIALSGGKVIIETYSNGMGPKSLHLVQSVSKSVTAAAAGALVEQGLLDPDRLVTDYLPELEQTAYAGARLRHALDMTSGTFFDETYTAPDSHCAFLDAAAGWKPYGDPSWPRTVFDVILRLDSRELPHGERFRYRSIETDVVAHCMERASGKTTWQLVSDHVWAPMGAESDGYFTVDPSGYAAADGGFNASLRDLARFGLMMARGGRVEGRQVIPAGWIADCLKGDGTLFQGDYRIVLPKGAYRNQFWVEEAGRPILICRGVFGQLIYIDMEKDFVAVKLSSWPDFLNVPATRTALAAIRSIRDSL
- a CDS encoding ABC transporter substrate-binding protein yields the protein MKSGDEFNVSGPDNGALNAVGVSRRGFMQLAMAAGVTMATAQAMFISQAKAAGKKGGVFKAALSNGAATDSLDPTTWGSNYYTSEFGSILGNNLTSVDARNAIVPQMAESFKASDGAKTWTFKLRKGVKFQNGKTVTPEDVIASFDLHRGKDSKSGSKAGLEIIDTIKAVGDDTVVFTLKTGAADFAYETASYRVIIVPAKDGKADWSAGGTGPFKIKSFEPGVKLVVEKNPDYYDADNIFFDGLELLVVADAAARTNALLTGEVHYIDRVDLKTIELLKANSDVEIDNVTGFSHLVATMNTTVAPFDNPDVRRALKYAFDRDELLAKVGFGYGTVGNDNPFAPTLKYAIENKEKHSFNPEKAREYLKKAGLDSLKIDLSTSTAAFDGAVDAAQLMKESAAKCGIEINIINEPADSYWDAVWMKKPFMLSYWGGRPTIDQHATQAYAADAAWNDTFWKNPRFNELLVAARAETDETKRAAMYAEMQEILQDDGGQIVLMFNNYVSAHTKAVVHGELNSNLDHDGTYMWRRWSFA